In one Terriglobales bacterium genomic region, the following are encoded:
- a CDS encoding DNA-3-methyladenine glycosylase: protein MPRMKERVLPQTFYARDPRLVARELLGKVLVRTLSNRAGAQRLTGRIVEVEVYLGEGDLAAHSAAGKTARNQVLFGPPGHAYVYFIYGVHYCLNFSCLPEGQAGCVLLRALEPLEGIAAMAKARGVRRERLHSASGLKLLTSGPGRVCEALSITRERLNGQELYREKSPLKIVDDGTRSDDIGESTRIGITKSSDMPLRYFLAGNGFVSGKPMSFTTEAQRARRGAKA from the coding sequence ATGCCGCGAATGAAAGAGCGCGTCCTGCCCCAGACATTTTATGCGCGCGATCCGCGCCTGGTCGCGAGAGAACTACTGGGTAAGGTGCTCGTTCGTACATTGTCCAACCGTGCGGGAGCGCAGCGGCTTACGGGCAGGATCGTGGAGGTCGAGGTTTACCTAGGCGAAGGCGATCTTGCCGCTCACTCCGCCGCAGGAAAAACTGCGCGCAATCAAGTTCTGTTTGGTCCTCCCGGTCACGCCTACGTGTATTTCATCTATGGCGTGCATTACTGCCTGAACTTTTCCTGTTTGCCGGAAGGTCAGGCGGGCTGCGTGCTCCTGCGCGCCCTCGAGCCGCTGGAAGGAATTGCGGCGATGGCGAAAGCACGAGGGGTTCGTCGCGAGCGGCTGCACTCGGCTTCGGGTTTGAAACTTCTTACCAGCGGACCCGGGCGAGTCTGCGAGGCACTGAGCATCACACGAGAACGATTAAATGGGCAGGAACTCTATCGCGAGAAGTCTCCTTTGAAGATTGTGGATGACGGAACGCGCTCTGATGATATTGGCGAAAGCACCCGCATCGGAATTACGAAATCTTCTGATATGCCTTTGCGCTATTTCTTAGCCGGGAATGGTTTCGTTTCGGGAAAACCGATGAGTTTCACCACGGAGGCACAGAGGGCACGGAGAGGAGCGAAGGCCTGA
- the dps gene encoding DNA protection during starvation protein: MAKGGVVKHGDLSARVGVEVIRARGVDVEKLIKMLIANAAAEFASTYYYYTILRMHLAGHEDYKEICEDARLEDRAHWELIVPRIYELGGELPNDLPAFHDQAGCEAAKLPNPPTVVNILTLLLESERCAIRSWSEICDMTFGKDPRTYDMAARILNEEVEHEAWFIELLAHERDGKSIPSGHFRRGEPGEAPYSKNRRFYNP, from the coding sequence ATGGCAAAAGGCGGAGTCGTCAAGCACGGCGACCTCAGCGCTCGTGTCGGCGTGGAAGTGATTCGCGCGCGCGGAGTCGATGTCGAAAAACTCATCAAGATGCTCATCGCCAATGCGGCGGCGGAGTTCGCGAGCACCTATTACTACTACACGATCCTGCGCATGCATCTGGCGGGTCATGAAGATTACAAAGAGATTTGCGAAGACGCGCGCCTCGAAGATCGCGCGCACTGGGAGCTGATCGTCCCACGCATCTATGAACTCGGCGGCGAACTGCCGAACGATCTGCCCGCATTCCACGATCAGGCCGGATGCGAGGCCGCGAAGCTGCCCAATCCGCCAACCGTCGTAAACATCCTCACGCTCCTGCTCGAATCCGAGCGCTGCGCCATTCGAAGCTGGAGCGAGATCTGCGACATGACTTTCGGCAAAGATCCCCGGACGTACGATATGGCGGCTCGCATTCTGAACGAAGAGGTAGAGCACGAAGCCTGGTTCATTGAACTGCTCGCGCACGAGCGTGACGGCAAATCGATTCCTTCAGGCCACTTCCGCCGCGGGGAGCCTGGCGAGGCGCCGTATAGCAAGAATCGCCGCTTCTACAACCCATAG